Proteins co-encoded in one Terriglobia bacterium genomic window:
- a CDS encoding M67 family metallopeptidase: protein MLKISKADYDLIRWEAKRSYPHECCGILLGNVVEGHRQVTLTLTCENMRVDSPADRYSINPEQVIAALKLARSRGESIIGFYHSHPDHSPNYSSTDLAEAHWFDCSYVITSVEKGTPTSTASFVLVGSEDKKTFQGESIEIVANQRSPVYAT, encoded by the coding sequence ATGTTAAAGATCAGCAAGGCTGACTACGATCTGATCCGCTGGGAAGCCAAGCGCAGCTATCCCCATGAATGCTGTGGCATTCTGCTGGGCAATGTGGTGGAAGGGCACCGGCAGGTCACTTTGACCCTTACCTGTGAAAACATGCGGGTGGATTCACCCGCAGACCGCTACAGCATCAATCCGGAGCAGGTGATTGCCGCCCTGAAGCTGGCGCGCAGCCGCGGGGAAAGCATTATCGGGTTCTATCACTCACACCCGGACCATTCACCCAATTATTCGTCTACTGACCTTGCGGAAGCCCACTGGTTTGATTGTTCTTACGTGATAACCAGCGTCGAGAAGGGAACGCCTACCTCCACGGCCTCATTTGTCCTTGTGGGGTCGGAGGACAAGAAGACGTTCCAAGGGGAGAGCATTGAGATTGTGGCCAACCAGCGCTCGCCGGTCTATGCCACATGA
- the moeB gene encoding molybdopterin-synthase adenylyltransferase MoeB: MAITIAPHEPPVLSNEEVLRYSRHLIMPEVGMEGQQKLKAARVLCIGTGGLGSPLALYLSAAGVGTLGLVDFDVVDFTNLQRQVIHFTSDVGRPKLESAKEKIASINPYVDVKTFETRLTSQNALEIFSDFDIIVDGTDNFPTRFLVNDACVFTGKPNVYGSIFRFEGQASVFATKDGPCYRCLYPEPPPPGLVPSCAEGGVLGILPGLVGLIQATEAIKLILGAGQPLIGRLLLVDAMGMKFRELKLRKNPDCVVCGTNPTVTKLIDYEEFCGLRGQEKPVSNGVPEISVEELKQRLDAKEDFVLLDVREPHEYQICNLNGVLIPLNDLPRRVHELDPSKEMVVHCRSGARSARAVGFLQHAGFKAKNLAGGILAWSDRIDPKMPKY, from the coding sequence ATGGCCATAACAATTGCCCCGCATGAGCCACCCGTATTGAGCAACGAGGAAGTTCTCCGCTATTCACGGCACCTGATCATGCCGGAAGTGGGTATGGAAGGCCAGCAGAAGCTCAAGGCCGCGCGCGTGCTTTGTATCGGGACAGGCGGCCTGGGATCGCCGCTGGCGCTGTACCTTTCCGCCGCCGGCGTGGGCACGCTGGGGCTGGTGGACTTTGACGTTGTCGATTTCACTAACCTGCAACGCCAGGTGATCCATTTCACCAGTGATGTTGGGCGACCCAAGTTGGAGTCGGCCAAGGAAAAGATCGCGTCCATCAATCCTTACGTCGATGTGAAGACCTTTGAAACGCGCCTCACCAGCCAGAACGCGCTGGAGATCTTTTCCGATTTTGACATCATCGTGGACGGAACGGACAATTTTCCGACGCGCTTTCTGGTGAATGATGCCTGCGTGTTTACCGGCAAGCCGAATGTGTATGGATCGATTTTCCGCTTTGAAGGCCAAGCCAGCGTTTTTGCCACCAAAGACGGGCCGTGCTATCGCTGCTTATATCCTGAGCCGCCGCCGCCGGGGCTGGTTCCTTCCTGCGCGGAAGGCGGAGTGTTGGGCATTCTTCCCGGATTAGTTGGCCTGATTCAGGCGACGGAAGCCATCAAGCTGATCCTGGGCGCGGGCCAGCCGCTGATCGGGCGTCTGCTGCTGGTAGACGCCATGGGCATGAAGTTTCGCGAGCTCAAGCTGCGCAAGAATCCTGACTGCGTGGTTTGCGGAACTAATCCCACTGTGACTAAACTCATTGATTACGAAGAGTTCTGCGGACTGCGAGGTCAAGAGAAACCAGTGAGCAACGGCGTACCTGAAATCAGCGTGGAAGAATTAAAACAGCGTCTTGACGCGAAGGAAGACTTTGTCCTGCTGGACGTGCGCGAACCGCACGAATACCAGATCTGCAACCTGAACGGTGTGCTGATTCCTCTGAACGACCTTCCGCGGCGCGTGCATGAATTGGATCCCAGCAAGGAGATGGTAGTGCATTGCCGGTCCGGAGCGCGCAGCGCTCGGGCCGTTGGCTTTCTGCAACATGCGGGATTCAAAGCAAAGAACTTGGCCGGCGGCATTCTTGCGTGGTCAGACCGCATTGATCCGAAGATGCCGAAATACTAG